A single genomic interval of Sinorhizobium garamanticum harbors:
- the carA gene encoding glutamine-hydrolyzing carbamoyl-phosphate synthase small subunit gives MTATPAWTTQKPTALLVLADGTVIEGKGIGATGKVQAEVCFNTALTGYQEILTDPSYLGQIVTFTFPHIGNIGTNDEDIEDLTPAARHGAVGVIFKADISEPSNYRAAKHLDTWLKARGIIGLCGIDTRALTAWIRENGMPNAVIAHDPAGVFDIDQLKAEAKAWSGLEGLDLAKVATSGQSSRWNEKPWVWNEGYSTLGETDAAYHVVALDYGVKRNILRLFAGLNCRVTVVPAQTSAEEVLALQPDGIFLSNGPGDPAATGEYAVPVIQDLLKTDIPVFGICLGHQMLALALGAKTEKMHQGHHGANHPVKDHTTGKVEIVSMNHGFAVDSKSLPEGIEETHISLFDGTNCGLRVNGKPVFSVQHHPEASPGPQDSHYLFRRFLNLVREKKGEPALAER, from the coding sequence ATGACCGCGACACCCGCATGGACAACCCAGAAACCCACCGCCCTTCTCGTTCTGGCCGACGGCACGGTGATCGAAGGCAAGGGCATCGGCGCGACCGGCAAGGTTCAAGCCGAGGTCTGCTTCAACACGGCGCTGACCGGATACCAGGAGATCCTGACAGACCCCTCCTATCTCGGCCAGATCGTCACCTTCACGTTCCCGCATATCGGCAACATCGGCACCAATGACGAGGATATCGAGGACCTGACGCCGGCCGCCCGCCACGGCGCAGTCGGCGTCATCTTCAAGGCCGACATCAGCGAACCCTCCAACTACCGCGCCGCCAAGCACCTCGACACCTGGCTGAAGGCGCGCGGCATCATCGGCCTTTGCGGCATCGACACGCGCGCGCTGACCGCCTGGATCCGCGAAAACGGCATGCCGAACGCTGTCATTGCCCACGACCCCGCCGGCGTCTTCGACATCGATCAGCTGAAGGCCGAGGCCAAAGCCTGGAGCGGTCTTGAAGGCCTCGACCTCGCCAAGGTCGCAACCTCCGGCCAGTCGTCCCGCTGGAACGAAAAGCCCTGGGTGTGGAACGAGGGCTACTCGACGCTCGGCGAAACCGACGCCGCCTATCACGTCGTGGCCCTCGACTATGGCGTCAAGCGCAACATCTTGCGGCTCTTCGCCGGTCTCAACTGCCGGGTGACGGTCGTCCCCGCACAGACCAGCGCAGAAGAGGTTCTGGCACTGCAACCGGACGGCATCTTTCTCTCCAACGGCCCGGGCGACCCGGCCGCAACCGGCGAATACGCTGTTCCGGTGATCCAGGACCTCCTGAAGACCGACATTCCGGTCTTCGGCATCTGCCTCGGCCACCAGATGCTGGCGCTGGCGCTCGGCGCCAAGACCGAGAAGATGCACCAGGGGCACCACGGCGCCAACCATCCGGTCAAGGATCACACCACCGGTAAGGTCGAGATCGTCTCGATGAACCACGGCTTCGCGGTCGATTCGAAGTCGTTGCCGGAAGGCATCGAGGAGACTCACATTTCGCTCTTCGACGGCACCAACTGCGGCCTGCGCGTCAACGGCAAGCCGGTCTTCTCGGTCCAGCACCATCCGGAAGCCTCGCCAGGCCCGCAGGACAGCCACTATCTCTTCCGCCGCTTCCTCAATCTCGTGCGCGAGAAGAAGGGTGAACCGGCGCTCGCCGAACGCTGA
- a CDS encoding NAD(P)-dependent oxidoreductase: MSRISILGLGAMGAALAMTLIRKGHSVTVWNRTASRSEPLASAGATVAASPAEAIANSDLTILCVVDYPAARAILAEAEPVLANRDLVNLTNGTPGEAKDLAAFLQARGAAYLDGGIMAIPPMIGDDGALILYSGSAALFEGHKAALDALAASHYLGDDPGLAPLYDLALLSGMYGLFSGFMHASALVTSGGGKAVDFLPLLLPWLQAMSGTLPDLADKVDSGRHDQNVVSNLAMQKIALDNIVRASREEGVAPDFMEPMLRLAARRVADGHGSDDISGVIETIRRQK, encoded by the coding sequence ATGAGTAGAATTTCCATCCTCGGCCTTGGCGCAATGGGTGCGGCCCTTGCCATGACCCTCATCCGAAAAGGTCACTCGGTGACGGTCTGGAACCGGACGGCCTCACGCAGCGAGCCGCTCGCCTCGGCCGGCGCAACCGTGGCCGCGAGCCCCGCCGAAGCAATCGCGAACAGCGACCTGACGATCCTCTGCGTCGTCGACTACCCCGCCGCCCGCGCAATCCTCGCCGAAGCGGAGCCGGTTCTTGCCAACCGCGATCTCGTCAACTTGACCAATGGCACGCCGGGCGAGGCGAAGGACCTCGCCGCGTTCCTGCAGGCCAGAGGCGCGGCTTATCTCGACGGTGGCATCATGGCGATCCCGCCGATGATCGGCGATGATGGCGCGCTGATTCTCTATAGCGGCTCGGCGGCATTGTTCGAAGGGCACAAGGCGGCGCTCGACGCGCTCGCGGCAAGCCACTATCTCGGCGATGATCCGGGCCTCGCGCCGCTCTACGATCTCGCCCTGCTTTCAGGAATGTATGGCCTCTTCTCCGGCTTCATGCATGCCAGCGCGCTGGTGACGAGCGGCGGCGGCAAGGCGGTCGATTTCCTGCCGCTGCTCCTGCCTTGGCTTCAGGCGATGAGCGGCACGCTGCCGGACTTGGCGGACAAGGTCGATAGCGGCCGGCACGACCAAAACGTTGTCTCGAACCTGGCGATGCAAAAGATTGCCCTCGACAACATCGTCAGGGCGAGCCGTGAAGAGGGCGTTGCGCCGGACTTCATGGAGCCGATGCTGCGGCTCGCCGCCCGCCGTGTCGCCGACGGTCACGGTAGCGACGACATCTCGGGTGTGATCGAGACAATCCGGAGACAAAAGTGA
- a CDS encoding LysR substrate-binding domain-containing protein, with the protein MANLNDFMLFVHVVDHEGFASAARALKLPKSTLSKRVAELEKALGVRLINRTSRRFAVTETGEDFYRHAAAMLIEAEAAESVVKGRLAEPSGAVRITASVPTAQLSLAPLLPAFALAYPKVRVILHTTDRFVDIVQEGFDLAVRDHFAPLPDSALVQRRVGSQAIWFVAAPAYLAARGEPKHPDDLDGHDGLLTSLASEGWTATDATGAQAAARPQPRFVADESRVLREAALAGLGITALPGKLCAAEIADGTLVRILPEWIAGTVTTTILMPHRRGQLPSVRAAVDFIAERLGEA; encoded by the coding sequence ATGGCAAACCTTAATGACTTCATGCTCTTCGTCCACGTCGTAGATCACGAGGGCTTCGCATCGGCGGCGCGCGCGCTCAAGCTACCGAAATCGACGCTTAGCAAGCGTGTGGCGGAACTCGAAAAGGCACTTGGCGTTCGGCTCATCAACCGCACGTCGCGCCGTTTTGCAGTGACCGAGACGGGGGAGGATTTCTACCGTCACGCGGCGGCTATGCTCATCGAAGCGGAAGCGGCCGAAAGCGTGGTGAAAGGCAGGCTCGCCGAGCCGAGCGGGGCGGTCAGGATCACCGCCTCCGTTCCGACGGCGCAGCTTTCGCTCGCTCCGCTGTTGCCCGCGTTTGCGCTCGCGTATCCGAAGGTTCGCGTCATTCTGCATACCACCGACCGCTTCGTCGATATCGTCCAGGAAGGATTCGACCTGGCGGTCCGCGATCATTTCGCGCCGCTGCCGGACTCTGCTCTCGTGCAGCGCCGGGTCGGCTCACAGGCGATCTGGTTCGTCGCCGCGCCGGCCTATCTGGCGGCGCGGGGCGAGCCGAAGCATCCGGACGACCTCGATGGCCACGACGGTCTGCTGACTTCGCTTGCATCCGAGGGCTGGACGGCAACGGATGCAACGGGGGCGCAGGCGGCCGCCAGGCCGCAGCCACGTTTCGTTGCGGATGAATCCCGTGTGCTGCGCGAGGCGGCCCTTGCCGGACTCGGGATCACCGCACTCCCGGGTAAACTTTGCGCGGCCGAAATCGCCGATGGCACGCTCGTCCGTATTCTACCGGAGTGGATCGCAGGGACGGTGACGACGACGATCCTGATGCCGCACCGGCGCGGGCAGTTGCCGTCCGTGCGCGCCGCCGTCGATTTCATCGCGGAGCGCCTCGGCGAAGCCTGA
- a CDS encoding SDR family oxidoreductase — protein MIIYEGKKAVVIGGTHGMGLATVARLVDGGAEVLLTGNNEDNLAKVREKFGTRVHALRSNIADLNDIAVLGAAVGQKLGAIDLLHVNAGVSELEPFDQVTEASYDRQFAVNTKGAFFTVQRLAPLIRDGGSIVFTSSVADEGGHPGMSVYSATKAALASFASVLAAELLPRGIRVNTVSPGFIDTPTKGVLGLSDAERAEFKALGDTITPMKRNGTADEVARAVLFLAFEATFTTGAKLAVDGGLGQKLSVA, from the coding sequence ATGATAATCTACGAAGGTAAGAAAGCCGTTGTGATTGGCGGCACCCATGGCATGGGACTGGCGACGGTCGCACGATTGGTCGATGGCGGCGCGGAAGTGCTGCTGACCGGAAACAACGAGGACAACCTCGCAAAAGTGAGGGAGAAATTTGGCACGCGCGTCCACGCCCTGCGCTCCAACATCGCCGATCTCAACGATATCGCGGTTCTCGGCGCCGCCGTCGGCCAGAAGCTCGGCGCGATCGACCTTCTCCACGTCAATGCCGGCGTTTCGGAGCTCGAGCCATTCGACCAGGTGACCGAGGCCTCCTACGATCGCCAGTTCGCGGTCAACACCAAGGGTGCCTTCTTCACCGTCCAGCGGCTCGCGCCACTTATCCGCGACGGCGGCTCGATCGTCTTCACTTCGTCGGTTGCCGACGAAGGCGGGCATCCGGGCATGAGCGTCTACAGCGCCACCAAGGCAGCGCTCGCCTCCTTCGCCTCCGTGCTCGCGGCCGAACTCTTGCCGCGCGGCATCCGCGTCAACACAGTCAGCCCCGGCTTCATCGATACGCCGACCAAGGGCGTGCTTGGCCTCAGCGATGCCGAGCGCGCCGAGTTCAAGGCTCTCGGCGACACGATCACGCCGATGAAGCGCAATGGCACCGCCGACGAAGTGGCGCGCGCCGTCCTGTTCCTCGCCTTCGAGGCCACCTTCACCACCGGCGCAAAGCTCGCCGTCGATGGCGGCCTTGGCCAGAAGCTTTCGGTCGCTTAA